From Lolium perenne isolate Kyuss_39 chromosome 5, Kyuss_2.0, whole genome shotgun sequence, a single genomic window includes:
- the LOC139831639 gene encoding uncharacterized protein, which translates to MTILEGATAAVEITVSDLTAQMKDIMLAIKGNTDNITELKCSIVDLKTHSEQAAASAQQAAAAADKAAAAAAQNTMACREIRTNTDKMRATQDRILNTMVELQDWQPAIDAYVQSMSTSLEGLGARITTLEMSTPAAARENPGPDGRRAAITNQGIAQRVSTTPEQSLGNGALQLPRVTFDLDSTSDHPARPHYQNARVQHDRSDRDFNREFRMPKTSFPKFDGSHPKIWKEKCEKYFLMFTVPDHYKAPYATLHFTGTAALWLNTYEAQHDIDSWVALCIAVCAKFGKDLYFTDMNETLDIRQTSDVDSYYREFELLMYKLLVHNHTLDDTFFVAKFLKGLKREISAPIILHKPRTVDAAVTLALLQESQLDHYSRRPSHKYEPKRWHNNAGKGIVGTTPADANHHEQTKSTHSGKLTDKFESLKAQRRAKGECFKCGGKYSPGHKCPKTIALSVMEDLCTALQSSATESDSNSAESESEHSNTEEDDLTVISDCAMAGTQGKRTIRLQGFIDKQHALILVDSGSDANFISQSLVEKLNCTVQPMTPVRVKVANGQRMISDSLVPSLQWSSGGSVFSTDVRVLDLPCYDMILGMEWLEGHPQMWLDWKHKKMRFKHNGQRITLRGIRDNTTSCPKLTSKQLKGLVKNGGVAQLIQLTVSEPKQPKEHVPPVIETLVQANDAAFQEPTTLPPHRPFDHRIQLFPATTPVNRKPYRYNPTQKDEIEKQIKEMLSRGIIQPSHSLYSSPVLLVKKKDGGWRFCVDYRHVNAITVKDKYPLPIVDELLDELAGAHWFTKLDLRSGYHQIRVVPGDEYKTAFRTHHGHWEFKVMPFGLTNAPATFQAAMNDIFAPLMRKSVLVFMDDILVYSKTLEAHKEHLTEVFRLLQDNKLYIKKSKCSFAQPSLEYLGHIISASGVATDPSKIIAVRDWPIPANVKQLRGFLGLSGYYRKFIRHYGSISKPLTELLKKNIPFTWSPPAQQAFLTLKEALINAPVLALPDFSKPFSLETDASDVGIGAVLQQTGHPITYLSKALETTLNMSSSYHPQSDGQTERLNQTPFEALYGYKPKHFGLMDGANTSVPDLDMWLQDRAEMNKLLQQQLLRAQQRMKSQADKHRTERSFAVGEKVYLKLQPYVQSSVARRSNQKLSYKFFGPYKILQKVGTVAYKLDLPSGSQIHPVVHVSLLKKAIPADEQVVSDLPLNFLIPNSGITPLCLMDTKHVQVGKTTVPFVQVRWTSLPEHWTTWENKYRLIQEFPDAPAWGQAGNPAGGIVRTKRSRGPKASMARPRRMGLRADCG; encoded by the exons ATGACGATCCTAGAGGGAGCGACGGCGGCGGTCGAGATAACTGTCTCCGACCTGACCGCGCAGATGAAAGATATCATGCTGGCGATTAAGGGGAACACCGATAATATCACCGAGCTCAAGTGCAGCATCGTCGACCTCAAAACCCACTCTGAGCAGGCGGCGGCTTCTGCTCAGCAGGCAGCTGCGGCAGCGGACAAGGCAGCTGCGGCGGCAGCGCAAAACACCATGGCGTGTCGGGAGATTCGTACGAACACCGACAAGATGCGGGCCACACAAGATCGCATCCTCAACACGATGGTGGAATTGCAGGACTGGCAACCGGCTATCGACGCCTATGTTCAGTCGATGAGTACTTCACTGGAAGGGTTGGGCGCGCGCATCACTACTCTTGAGATGTCCACACCTGCTGCAGCCCGTGAGAACCCTGGCCCAGATGGGCGCCGTGCTGCAATAACAAATCAGGGTATTGCTCAGCGAGTTTCGACAACTCCAGAGCAATCCCTGGGCAATGGTGCGTTACAATTGCCCAGAGTTACTTTTGATCTTGATTCTACTTCTGATCACCCTGCTAGGCCACACTACCAGAATGCTAGGGTTCAGCATGATAGGAGTGATAGAGATTTTAATCGTGAATTTCGTATGCCTAAGACATCCTTCCCTAAATTTGATGGTTCCCATCCCAAAATATGGAAAGAAAAATGTGAGAAATACTTCCTCATGTTCACTGTCCCTGACCACTACAAAGCCCCATATGCCACACTGCATTTCACAGGCACTGCTGCCTTATGGTTAAATACCTATGAGGCCCAACATGATATAGACAGTTGGGTGGCACTTTGCATTGCAGTTTGCGCAAAATTTGGCAAGGACTTATATTTCACAGATATGAATGAAACTTTGGACATTAGACAAACCTCTGATGTAGACTCCTATTATAGAGAGTTTGAGCTATTGATGTATAAACTATTAGTCCACAATCATACCCTTGATGATACCTTCTTCGTAGCCAAATTCTTGAAGGGCTTGAAAAGAGaaattagtgcacctattattctGCATAAACCGAGGACAGTTGATGCGGCTGTTACTCTTGCCCTCCTGCAGGAATCTCAGCTGGACCATTATTCTCGGCGGCCTTCCCACAAATATGAACCGAAgcgttggcacaataatgcaggcAAAGGCATTGTTGGTACTACTCCGGCTGATGCAAATCACCATGAGCAGACAAAGAGTACTCATTCGGGCAAACTGACAGATAAATTTGAGTCTTTGAAAGCTCAACGCCGCGCCAAGGGTGAATGCTTTAAGTGTGGAGGCAAATACTCTCCAGGTCATAAATGCCCAAAGACCATCGCTCTTTCTGTGATGGAAGATCTTTGTACCGCTCTTCAGTCGTCTGCCACTGAGTCTgatagcaattctgctgaaagtgAGTCTGAACATTCCAACACAGAAGAAGACGATTTGACGGTCATCTCTGATTGTGCCATGGCAGGTACTCAAGGAAAAAGGACAATCAGATTGCAAGGATTCATCGACAAGCAGCATGCACTCATTCTAGTAGACTCGGGAAGTGATGCAAACTTCATTAGTCAGTCTCTTGTTGAGAAGCTCAATTGTACTGTGCAGCCTATGACACCAGTGCGAGTCAAAGTTGCTAATGGCCAGCGCATGATAAGTGATTCTTTAGTTCCATCGCTTCAGTGGTCTAGTGGTGGTTCAGTGTTCTCCACCGACGTCCGAGTGTTGGACTTACCATGTTATGATATGATTCTTGGAATGGAGTGGCTAGAAGGGCACCCTCAAATGTGGTTAGACTGGAAACACAAAAAAATGAGGTTCAAGCACAATGGTCAGCGCATAACCTTGAGAGGCATCAGAGACAACACTACCTCTTGTCCCAAGttaacttcgaaacagttgaaagGTCTTGTCAAGAATGGAGGGGTGGCGCAACTCATTCAGTTAACGGTATCCGAACCAAAACAACCAAAGGAGCATGTGCCACCAGTTATTGAGACATTGGTGCAAGCCAATGATGCAGCTTTTCAAGAACCAACCACATTACCTCCTCATCGACCCTTCGACCATCGAATACAATTGTTTCCAGCAACAACTCCTGTTAATAGGAAGCCGTACAGGTACAACCCCACCCAAAAGGATGAGATTGAAAAGCAGATCAAAGAAATGCTCAGCAGAGGGATAATTCAACCAAGCCACAGCCTGTATTCTTCTCCTGTATTATTAGTAAAAAAGAAGGATGGTGGATGGAGATTCTGTGTAGACTATCGGCACGTCAATGCTATCACAGTCAAAGATAAATACCCTCTCCCCATTGTAGATGAGCTATTAGATGAACTAGCTGGAGCCCACTGGTTCACAAAATTGGATTTGCGCTCAGGCTATCATCAGATCAGAGTAGTACCTGGTGATGAGTATAAGACAGCTTTTCGGACTCATCATGGTCATTGGGAATTCAAGGTCATGCCTTTTGGCTTGACCAACGCACCGGCCACATTCCAGGCTGCTATGAATGATATTTTTGCTCCTCTAATGCGCAAGAGTGTATTAGTATTTATGGATGACATACTAGTCTACAGCAAGACACTTGAGGCACACAAAGAGCATCTAACTGAAGTATTCAGGCTGTTACAAGACAACAAGCTATACATCAAAAAGTCAAAATGCTCGTTTGCCCAACCAAGTCTAGAATACTTGGGGCATATCATCAGTGCATCTGGGGTTGCAACAGACCCAAGTAAAATCATAGCAGTTCGTGATTGGCCAATACCTGCAAACGTGAAGCAGCTCAGGGGATTCTTAGGCCTCTCAGGGTATTATCGCAAGTTTATTCGACATTATGGCTCAATCAGCAAGCCATTAACggagttgctcaaaaagaatattccATTTACCTGGTCTCCACCAGCACAACAAGCATTTCTGACTTTGAAAGAAGCACTTATTAATGCGCCTGTGTTGGCATTACCGGATTTCAGTAAGCCATTCTCCCTAGAAACTGATGCTTCTGATGTTGGCATTGGAGCGGTGTTGCAGCAAACTGGTCATCCCATCACTTATTTAAGCAAAGCCCTGG AGACAACACTCAATATGAGTTCCAGCTACCACCCTCAGTCAGATGGTCAGACGGAAAGGTTAAACCA AACTCCATTCGAGGCACTATATGGCTACAAACCGAAGCATTTCGGTCTTATGGATGGTGCCAATACTTCAGTTCCTGATCTGGATATGTGGCTCCAGGACCGCGCTGAAATGAACAAGCTTCTACAGCAACAACTTTTGAGGGCGCAACAACGCATGAAATCCCAGGCGGACAAACATAGAACTGAACGCTCATTCGCAGTTGGTGAGAAGGTGTATTTGAAACTCCAACCATATGTTCAGTCCTCTGTAGCGCGCAGGTCAAATCAGAAACTGAGTTATAAGTTTTTTGGGCCATACAAAATCCTTCAGAAAGTAGGTACTGTTGCATACAAATTAGACTTGCCCTCTGGAAGTCAAATCCATCCAGTCGTCCATGTTTCTTTGCTTAAGAAGGCTATTCCTGCTGATGAGCAAGTTGTCTCTGATCTGCCATTGAACTTCCTCATTCCAAACTCAGGTATTACACCACTCTGCCTTATGGATACTAAACATGTTCAGGTTGGCAAGACTACAGTACCATTTGTGCAAGTACGTTGGACTTCCTTACCTGAACATTGGACAACCTGGGAGAACAAGTACCGGTTAATTCAAGAATTTCCTGATGCTCCTGCTTGGGGACAAGCAGGAAATCCAGCGGGAGGCATTGTCAGGACCAAGCGTTCTAGAGGACCAAAGGCAAGTATGGCAAGACCAAGAAGGATGGGCCTGCGTGCCGACTGTGGCTAA
- the LOC127300405 gene encoding acetyl-CoA acetyltransferase 2: MGSDVVGPRDVCVVGVARTPMGSFLGGLSSLPATKLGAIAIEAALKRANVDPSAVQEVFFGNVLSANLGQAPARQAALGAGIPNTVVCTTVNKVCASGMKATMFAAQSIQLGINDIVVAGGMESMSNAPKYIAEARKGSRFGHDSLVDGMLKDGLWDVYGDCAMGVCAELCADNHALTREDQDAFAIQSNERGIAARDSGAFAWEIVPIEVPVGRGKPPVLVDKDESLDKFDPVKLKKLRPSFKENAGTVTAGNASSISDGAAALVLVSGKKAQELGLHVLARINGFADAAQAPELFTTTPALAIPKALANAGLESSRVDFYEINEAFAAVALANQKLLGIPSEKINVHGGAVSLGHPLGCSGARILVTLLGVLREKGGKIGVAGVCNGGGGASALVLELA, from the exons ATGGGTTCAGACGTCGTCGGACCGAGAG atgtgtgtgttgttggggtTGCACGCACCCCTATGGGTAGTTTCCTTGGTGGTTTGTCTTCCCTGCCTGCTACAAAACTTGGCGCTATAGCAATTGAAG CTGCTCTGAAGAGGGCGAATGTGGATCCATCGGCTGTGCAGGAGGTCTTCTTTGGCAATGTCTTGAGTGCTAACTTGGGGCAAGCTCCTGCGAGACAAGCTGCTTTAGGTGCAGGGATACCAAATACGGTTgtttgcacaacagtcaacaaagTTTGCGCATCTGGCATGAAAG CGACGATGTTTGCTGCACAGTCAATTCAACTGGGCATCAATGATATTGTTGTGGCAGGTGGCATGGAAAGCATGTCGAATGCTCCGAAATACATTGCTGAAGCTAG AAAAGGATCTCGTTTCGGACACGACAGCCTTGTTGATGGTATGCTTAAGGATGGCCTTTGGGATGTATACGGTGATTGTGCCATGGGAGTGTGTGCTGAGCTTTGTGCTGACAATCATGCCCTGACGAGGGAAGACCAG GATGCATTTGCTATTCAAAGTAATGAGCGTGGAATCGCTGCTCGTGACAGTGGTGCTTTTGCATGGGAGATTGTTCCG ATTGAAGTTCCTGTTGGTAGAGGGAAACCTCCAGTTCTTGTTGACAAAGATGAAAGCCTAGACAAG TTTGACCCAGTGAAACTAAAGAAGCTTCGACCAAGTTTCAAGGAGAATGCTGGTACTGTTACTGCTGGAAATGCTTCTAGTATAAG TGATGGTGCTGCTGCATTAGTATTGGTGAGTGGGAAGAAGGCTCAAGAACTTGGATTGCATGTCCTTGCAAGGATTAATGGTTTTGCCGATGCAGCACAA GCCCCTGAACTATTTACCACTACACCAGCACTTGCTATACCGAAGGCTCTCGCGAATGCTGGCCTAGAGTCTTCTCGTGTTGATTTTTATGAAATTAATGAAGCATTTGCA GCTGTTGCACTTGCAAATCAAAAGCTTCTCGGCATTCCTTCA GAAAAGATTAATGTACATGGAGGAGCCGTGTCTTTAGGACACCCGCTTGGATGCAGTGGTGCTCGCATTTTGGTCACCCTCCTTGGC GTTCTCCGGGAGAAGGGTGGCAAAATTGGGGTTGCTGGTGTGTGCAACGGCGGGGGCGGAGCATCCGCGCTTGTTTTAGAGCTTGCGTAA